Proteins found in one Triticum urartu cultivar G1812 chromosome 4, Tu2.1, whole genome shotgun sequence genomic segment:
- the LOC125552028 gene encoding uncharacterized protein LOC125552028: MVLPDLNCTPPAGEGADVNMVQEEANDDVQEEADDDDNMLEEESDDNDNMLQEEGTGMLEEATGGQHIRRQRNSMIDEQRYAAYMALHTLNLAKGGKFKRNDKKDVAQIFQAGFQHIRKIWMTAKEQIVLGREVDVSSRRKGRCGRKGKDDTLSQILTVALNRRSTLRSLARQLGVSHTTLYKKLKLHKIRRHSNCLKPSLEEKNSRERIKFSLSMLDETTLAAPRPKFISMHNIVHIDEKWFYMTKMNINYYLLPEEDDPVRTIRNKNCIGKVMFLTTVARLRYDAEGNMTFSSKIGVWPFVQEIPAARRSE; the protein is encoded by the exons ATGGTGCTACCAGATTTGAATTGCACACCACCTGCAGGAGAAGGAGCAGATGTCAACATGGTCCAAGAAGAAGCAAATGATGATGTCCAAGaagaagctgatgatgatgacaatATGCTTGAAGAAGAATCTGATGATAATGACAATATGCTCCAAGAAGAAGGTACCGGTATGCTCGAAGAAGCAACAG GTGGTCAGCACATACGTAGGCAAAGAAATTCAATGATAGATGAGCAGAGATATGCTGCCTACATGGCACTGCATACCCTGAATCTGGCCAAGGGTGGCAAGTTTAAAAGAAATGACAAGAAGGATGTTGCTCAAATATTTCAAGCTGGTTTTCAACATATTCGTAAAATCTGGATGACAGCAAAGGAACAAATAGTGCTTGGTCGGGAGGTGGATGTATCCAGCAGAAGGAAAGGAAGATGTGGAAGAAAAGGAAAGGATGATACTCTATCCCAAATCCTGACAGTTGCATTGAATAGAAGGTCGACTCTCAGGTCACTTGCTCGCCAATTGGGTGTCAGTCATACTACACTCTACAAGAAACTCAAGCTTCACAAGATTAGGAGGCACTCCAATTGTCTGAAGCCATCTTTGGAAGAAAAGAATAGTAGAGAAAGGATAAAGTTTTCTTTGTCAATGCTTGACGAGACCACTTTAGCAGCTCCAAGACCTAAGTTCATTAGTATGCACAACATTGTGCATATTGACGAAAAGTGGTTCTATATGACGAAAATGAACATAAACTACTACCTCCTCCCCGAAGAAGATGACCCGGTCAGAACTATTCGGAACAAGAATTGTATTGGGAAAGTGATGTTTCTGACCACTGTTGCTCGACTCAGATATGATGCTGAAGGCAATATGACATTCTCAAGTAAAATTGGTGTCTGGCCCTTTGTGCAAGAGATTCCCGCTGCTAGAAGAAGTGAATAA